From the Pontibacillus halophilus JSM 076056 = DSM 19796 genome, one window contains:
- a CDS encoding transposase — MTKRSRRTFTEEFKKQMVQLYQNGKPRKQIIEEYELNPSTFDNWVSRFEKSGSFKEKDNRTPEENELIRLRKENQRLAMENDILKQ; from the coding sequence ATGACTAAGAGGTCCAGACGTACGTTCACAGAGGAGTTTAAGAAGCAGATGGTCCAGCTTTATCAGAACGGTAAACCTAGGAAACAGATTATTGAAGAGTACGAGCTGAATCCTTCTACCTTTGATAATTGGGTGAGCCGATTTGAGAAGTCCGGGTCCTTTAAAGAGAAGGACAATCGCACTCCTGAAGAAAATGAGTTGATTCGTCTTCGGAAGGAAAATCAACGGCTAGCGATGGAAAATGATATTTTAAAGCAA
- a CDS encoding HD domain-containing protein: MKLTDKLYGTVEVEPVLAELVRSKPIQRLKGIHQAGASYLVEETWNVTRYEHSVGVMLLIRRLGGTVEEQVAGLLHDVSHTAFSHVVDTVLNVHNEDYHEHIFEEVVMNSEIPSILNKHGMNVERVFQEEQWTLLEQPAPLLCADRIDYTLRDLSRYGYRSIEDAQQIVRQFRVEDGLIYLDSVQAAERFTEWYYEEVIGFFMNPKNMFANYWMANLLKESLQKGIISRDDFLLEDQEVVEKLLQSNDKSVIQQLRHLQPSSKVVKDEHDYDFHQRLKVRLIDPSILVDGQLVKASQQSVNVKRMGEEARRTFEGGVRVKVVTVPNT; the protein is encoded by the coding sequence ATGAAACTTACAGATAAATTATATGGAACAGTTGAAGTGGAACCTGTACTAGCAGAACTTGTTAGAAGTAAGCCAATCCAAAGGTTGAAAGGAATTCATCAAGCGGGGGCGAGCTACTTAGTTGAAGAGACATGGAATGTGACGAGGTATGAGCATTCTGTCGGGGTCATGCTACTAATAAGAAGACTAGGGGGGACGGTTGAGGAGCAAGTGGCAGGGCTTCTACATGACGTATCGCATACCGCTTTCTCACACGTCGTAGACACGGTGTTGAATGTACATAACGAAGATTATCATGAACATATATTTGAGGAGGTCGTCATGAACTCCGAAATTCCATCGATCTTAAATAAGCATGGAATGAACGTGGAGCGTGTGTTTCAAGAGGAACAGTGGACGTTATTAGAACAGCCTGCTCCTTTGCTATGTGCGGATCGAATTGATTACACGCTTAGAGACTTATCCCGTTATGGATATCGGTCAATTGAGGACGCGCAACAAATCGTCCGACAATTTCGAGTGGAGGATGGTTTGATTTATCTCGACTCTGTCCAGGCAGCTGAGAGGTTTACGGAATGGTATTATGAAGAGGTGATCGGTTTCTTTATGAATCCGAAGAACATGTTCGCGAACTATTGGATGGCAAATCTCCTAAAGGAGTCATTGCAGAAGGGGATCATCTCAAGAGACGATTTCTTGTTAGAAGATCAAGAAGTAGTAGAGAAGCTGCTCCAGTCTAATGATAAGTCGGTCATCCAACAACTACGTCATCTACAACCGAGTAGTAAAGTGGTGAAAGATGAGCATGATTACGATTTCCATCAAAGGCTGAAAGTAAGGTTAATTGATCCTTCCATTCTGGTAGATGGCCAACTTGTAAAGGCATCTCAGCAATCCGTCAACGTGAAGCGCATGGGGGAGGAAGCAAGACGAACGTTTGAGGGAGGAGTTAGGGTGAAAGTGGTCACTGTTCCAAATACATAA